From the Synechococcus sp. KORDI-49 genome, the window TGGCTGACAGGCACCACCTTCGTCACCTCCTGGTACACCCACGGCATCGCCTCCTCGTACCTGGAAGGCTGCAACTTCCTCACCGCAGCTGTCTCCACCCCCGCTGATGCGATGGGTCACAGCCTGCTGCTGCTCTGGGGCCCTGAGGCCCAGGGCGACTTCGTTCGCTGGTGTCAGCTCGGCGGCCTCTGGGCCTTCGTGGCCCTGCACGGTGCCTTCGCGCTGATCGGCTTCATGCTGCGTCAGTTCGAGATCGCCCGTCTGGTGGGCATCCGCCCCTACAACGCCATCGCCTTCTCCGGTCCGATCGCGGTGTTCGTCAGTGTCTTCCTGATGTACCCCCTCGGCCAGAGCAGCTGGTTCTTCGCGCCAAGCTTCGGCGTGGCGGCGATCTTCCGCTTCCTCCTCTTCCTTCAGGGCTTCCATAACTGGACCCTGAATCCTTTCCACATGATGGGCGTGGCCGGCATCCTCGGCGGCGCACTGCTCTGCGCCATCCATGGCGCCACCGTGGAAAACACCCTGTTTGAGGACGGCGAGCAGGCCAACACCTTCAAGGCGTTCGAGCCCACTCAGGAAGAAGAGACCTATTCCATGGTCACGGCCAACCGCTTCTGGAGTCAGATCTTCGGGATCGCCTTCTCCAACAAGCGCTGGCTGCACTTCTTCATGCTGTTCGTGCCTGTGATGGGCCTGTGGACCAGCTCCATCGGCATCATCGGCCTCGCCCTCAACCTGCGCGCCTACGACTTCGTGTCGCAGGAGATCCGCGCAGCAGAAGATCCCGAATTCGAGACCTTCTACACCAAGAACATCCTTCTGAATGAAGGTCTGCGTGCCTGGATGGCACCGGCTGACCAGCCGCACGAAAACTTCGTCTTCCCTGAAGAGGTTCTGCCCCGTGGTAACGCTCTCTAATCCCGGTCTTGGCGCCACTGGCGGCAAAGATCTCGACTCCACCGGCTACGCCTGGTGGTCCGGTAACGCCCGTCTGATCAACCTTTCAGGCCGTCTGCTTGGTGCCCATGTGGCCCATGCCGGTCTGATGGTGTTCTGGGCCGGCGCCATGATGCTGTTCGAGGTGAGTCACTTCACCTACGACAAGCCCATGTACGAGCAGGGCTTCATCTGCATGCCCCACGTCGCCACTCTTGGCTACGGCGTGGGTCCCGGCGGTGAGGTCACTGATCTCTTCCCCTTCTTCGTGGTCGGTGTTCTGCACCTGATCAGTTCCGCCGTGCTCGGCCTCGGCGGTCTGTACCACGCCCTGCGCGGTCCGGAGATCCTGGAGAACTACTCCTCCTTCTTCTCTCAGGACTGGCGCGACAAGAACCAGATGACCAACATCATTGGTTATCACCTGATCCTGCTGGGCGTCGGCTGCCTGCTGCTGGTCTTCAAGGCCATGTTCTTCGGCGGCGTCTACGACACCTGGGCCCCCGGCGGCGGAGATGTCCGCCTGATCACCAACCCGACTCTCGATCCGGGCGTGATCTTCGGTTACCTGTTCCGCGCCCCCTTCGGTGGCGAGGGCTGGATCATCGGTGTGAACTCGATGGAGGACATCATCGGTGGCCACATCTGGCTCGGCCTGACCTGCATCTTCGGAGGCATCTGGCACGTGATCACCAAGCCCTTCGGCTGGGTGCGTCGCGCCTTCATCTGGAACGGTGAGGCCTACCTCAGCTACAGCCTGGGCGCCCTGAGCTTCATGAGCTTCATCGCCTCGGCCTACATCTGGTTCAACAACACCGCCTACCCCTCCGAGTTCTGGGGTCCCACCAACGCTGAGGCCTCCCAGGCCCAGAGTTTCACCTTCCTGGTGCGTGACCAACGCCTCGGCGCCAACATCGGTTCCGCCATGGGCCCGACCGGTCTGGGTAAGTACCTGATGCGCTCACCCACCGGTGAGATCATCTTCGGTGGAGAAACCATGCGTTTCTGGGATTTCCGCGGTCCCTGGCTGGAGCCTCTGCGCGGTCCCAACGGTCTCAGCCTCGACAAGCTGCAGAACGACATTCAGCCCTGGCAGGTTCGCCGCGCCGCTGAATACATGACCCACGCTCCCAACGCGTCGATCAACTCCGTGGGCGGCATCATCACCGAGCCCAACTCGGTGAACTACGTGAACCTC encodes:
- the psbD gene encoding photosystem II D2 protein (photosystem q(a) protein) → MTIAVGRAPQRGWFDILDDWLKRDRFVFVGWSGILLFPTAYMAIGGWLTGTTFVTSWYTHGIASSYLEGCNFLTAAVSTPADAMGHSLLLLWGPEAQGDFVRWCQLGGLWAFVALHGAFALIGFMLRQFEIARLVGIRPYNAIAFSGPIAVFVSVFLMYPLGQSSWFFAPSFGVAAIFRFLLFLQGFHNWTLNPFHMMGVAGILGGALLCAIHGATVENTLFEDGEQANTFKAFEPTQEEETYSMVTANRFWSQIFGIAFSNKRWLHFFMLFVPVMGLWTSSIGIIGLALNLRAYDFVSQEIRAAEDPEFETFYTKNILLNEGLRAWMAPADQPHENFVFPEEVLPRGNAL
- the psbC gene encoding photosystem II reaction center protein CP43; this translates as MVTLSNPGLGATGGKDLDSTGYAWWSGNARLINLSGRLLGAHVAHAGLMVFWAGAMMLFEVSHFTYDKPMYEQGFICMPHVATLGYGVGPGGEVTDLFPFFVVGVLHLISSAVLGLGGLYHALRGPEILENYSSFFSQDWRDKNQMTNIIGYHLILLGVGCLLLVFKAMFFGGVYDTWAPGGGDVRLITNPTLDPGVIFGYLFRAPFGGEGWIIGVNSMEDIIGGHIWLGLTCIFGGIWHVITKPFGWVRRAFIWNGEAYLSYSLGALSFMSFIASAYIWFNNTAYPSEFWGPTNAEASQAQSFTFLVRDQRLGANIGSAMGPTGLGKYLMRSPTGEIIFGGETMRFWDFRGPWLEPLRGPNGLSLDKLQNDIQPWQVRRAAEYMTHAPNASINSVGGIITEPNSVNYVNLRQWLGATQFVLAFFFLIGHLWHAGRARAAAAGFEKGIDRQAEPVLGMPDLD